The window ACTTCGACCAGGCCGTCGCCGAAGGCAAGATCGACACCCTTAACCTCATCCTCAAGGGTGACGTGTCCGGTGCTGTGGAAGCCCTCGAAGACGCCTTGCTCAAGATCGACGTCGGAGACGACGACGTTCAGCTTCGTGTCATCCACCGCGGTGTGGGTGCCATCACGCAGAACGACGTCAACCTCGCCACGGTGGACAACGCCATCATCATTGGCTTCAACGTCAAGCCGGCCGAGCGTGTTGCTGAACTCGCCGACCGTGAAGGCGTGGACATGCGCTTCTACTCGGTCATCTACGCAGCAATCGATGACATCGAGATGGCTCTCAAGGGCATGCTCAAGCCGGAATACGAAGAGGTCCAGCTCGGTACCGCCGAGGTTCGCGAAGTCTTCCGTTCTTCCAAGTTCGGAAACATCGCCGGCTCGATCGTCCGCACGGGCATCATCCGCCGTAACACCAAGGCACGTGTCAGCCGCGACGGCAAGGTCATCGGTGACAACCTCACCGTTGAGACGCTCAAGCGCTTCAAGGATGACGCCACTGAAGTCCGCACCGACTTCGAGTGTGGTATCGGTCTTGGCTCCTTCAATGACATCACTGAAGGCGACATCATCGAGACCTTCGAAATGCGCGAAAAGCCGCGCAGCTAGGTTCCGTTTGGGACGGGTCCGTCGGGTAACCCCGGCGGACCCGTTCCGTTCCCTTTTCTACTTTCCAGGAGGAAGTCATGGCTGATCCCGCACGCGCTGCCAAGCTGGCACAGCGGATAAAGGTGGTTGTTGCTGAGGCCCTCGGACGCCGGGTCAAGGATCCGCGCGTCGAGTCCATCACGGTCACCGACGCCCGCGTCACCAACGACCTTCAGCACGCCACCATCTACTACACCGTTTTTGGTGACGATGTAGCCCAGGCAGATGCTGCCAGGGCACTGGAGAAGGCCAAGGGTGTGCTGCGGCAGGAAGTGGGCCGCAACATCACGGTCCGCCTCACGCCCACCCTCGAGTTCGTGGCTGACCAGATCCCGGTCAATGCCTCCAACCTTGAAGAGCTGCTCCGTGAAGCCAAGCGTCGCGACGCAGAGGTAGCCGCGTTGGCTGCCAGCGCCAAGCACGCAGGCGAAGCAGACCCCTACAAGGGCGATGCCCCGGAGGACATCGACGAGGACGACTTCGACGAAGAGGACACTGACCTCTCCGGCGATAACGAGCTCGACGAAGACTCCAACCGCTAGAAGTTCAGCGTTTTTGTACAGCTAATGCCCCTAAGACTGCGTTTTAGGGGCATTAGCTGTACTCAAACTCGTTAGGATCAGTGCATGTCGGCGCACAGTCCTCAGCAACGTGATGAATACCTGAACCAGGCCATCAAACTGGCCGTGCAGAACGTTTCCGACGGCGGCGGACCGTTCGGCGCCGTTGTGGTCACCCCGGACGGAACTGTCCATGAGGGAGTGAACCGTGTGACGCGGGACCACGATCCCACGGCACATGCGGAAGTGGTGGCGATTCGTCGTGCCTCGGCTGCCACCAAGAGCTTTGACCTGACGGGTTCCGTTCTCTACGCGAGTTGCGAGCCGTGCCCGCTCTGCTTGTCCGCCACGCTCTGGGCCAGGATCGGGCGCGTCTTCTTCGCGGCAGACCGGCACGGTGCGGAAAAGGCCGGCTTCGACGACGCCGTGTTCTATGAGTACTTCGCAGGCACCAGGCCGGAACTGCTGCCAGTGGAGCATGCCGCGTTGGCCTCTTCAGATGAACCCTTCGAGGCCTGGCGAAATCACGTCCACCGGACGGCGTACTAGAGTCCCCGAAACCTAGAGCTTGGCTGGGAGCCGGCTGACGCCGTCGAGCAGGTCTTGTTGACCGCCGCAGAGGGCGATCCTGATCCATCCCTCGCCAATCGACCCGAACGCCGTGCCGGGCGCGAAGGACACGCCCGATTCCGCCAGGAACTTACGCACCCAGGTCCGGACGTCCCCGCCGCTCACGTGCGAGACGTCGGCCCATAGATAGAACGCTCCTTGAGCCCCCAGGAACGGGATTCCCTTCTCCGCCAGCAGCGCCGACGCTGCGTCCCGGTTACTTCGGTAGTGATCGCGGGCCTGGGAAACGTAGTCCTGTGGGCCCGACAGCGCCGCCAGGGCAGCATACTGCGAAGGGGACGCGACGCAGGACACGATTGATTCCATCACGTTGTTCATCTTCTGTTCCAACCCCGGCGGGCAAATCAATGCCCCGATCCGAAGGCCTGTGAGCCCGTAGGTCTTGGACAGAGTCAGGGACGTGAAAACCCGGGCTTCACCGGGGACTTCACTGTCAAACCGGGCGGGACTTACGTGGGGGACATCGAAAGTGAAGGCTTCATAGCACTCGTCCGAGATGATCCAGAGGTCGTGCCGGACTGCCAACTCCACCAGCTCGCGGGTGGCCTTTTCACTGATCACGGCACCCAGGGGATTGGACGGGGAGTTCAGCACGATCACACGGGTCCGGGCTGTGATGAGGGCCTCGATGTCCTCTATGTGCGGCTGAAAGTCGTTCTTCGGATACAGCGGGTACTGAACCGGCACGGCGTGCAGCAGCCGGCTGGTCATGGCGAAGGTGGGGTAACCGGGGTTGGGAATGAGAATCTCGTCGCCAGGGGAGAGGAGCAGGCTCATGGCAAAGTGCAGTCCCTGCTGGGCGCCGTCCACCACATAGACCCGTTCTGCGCCGATGGCGAGGCTCTGTTGCTCCCGAAAGCGGGCGGCAAAGGCTTCGCGGAGTGCAGGAATCCCGGCGTTGGGTGTGTAGTTGGTCTCATCTCTGGCAAGGCAGGCAATGCCGGCGTCCAGGATGTGCCGTGGGAGGGCAAAGCCCGGTTCCCCGATGCTGAGCACGATTGCTCCGGGGGTGGACCAAGCGGCTTCGGTGATCTCGCGGATCTGGTTCACAGGGACGTCGCGGACGTGCGCGGCAAGCTCAGGCATGGGAGCCATCCTAGCCACCCATATACTGGTAAGCGTGCTTTCTGGACTGGTAATCGTTGACAAACCGCAGGGATGGACCAGCCATGATGTGGTTGGCCGGATGCGGCGGCTGGCCGGCACCCGGAAAGTGGGGCATGCGGGCACGCTTGATCCCATGGCGACCGGCGTGCTGGTGCTGGGCATCAATAAGGCAACGCGCCTGCTGACGTACATCGTGGGCACTTCCAAGACGTACACGGCCACCATCAGGTTGGGCGAAACCACCATCACCGACGACGCCGAAGGTGAGGTCACCCAGGCACGCAACGCGGCGGACATTACCGACCACGCCGTGGCGGCCGGTGTTGCCGCACTCACCGGGCCCATTCAGCAGGTCCCCAGCAGCGTGAGCGCCATCAAGGTCAACGGCGAACGCTCCTACGCCCGCGTCCGCTCTGGTGAAGAGGTCAAGCTAGCGGCCCGCCCGGTGACCATCCACCGCTTTGATATCCACTCCATCACCAGGATCGACGGCGGCAGGGTAGTTGACGTCGATGTCACCGTGGAATGTTCCTCCGGTACGTACATCAGGGCCTTGGCGCGGGACCTCGGCAACGCCCTGGATGTTGGGGGACACCTGACAGCCCTGCGCAGGACCCACGTCGGACCGTATTCCCTTGATCAGGCACGCACTCTGGAGGAACTGGCAGAAGAGCTCGAGGTCCTGGAGATGTCCTTGGCAGCACGATCGCTGATGCCCAACCGGGAACTGAGCGAGGAAGAAACCACGGAGATCTCCTTCGGCCGCCGCATCGCTGCCGGACCGGGAGCAGGAACGCCGGACGCCGCCACGGCAGAGAATCCCGCCGCAGCGTTCGCGCCGTCAGGAGAGCTCGTGGCCCTGTTGGCGGATACCGGCAACTTTGCAAAACCCGTGTTGGTCTTCGCACCGGGAACGGGAACCGGCGCAACTGGGCAGGCAAAATAGCCATGGACGGATACTTTTACGCCATCCTCATCGTCGGTTTGGTGTCCACCATCATGTGCATCGTGGCCGGTTTGATGAAGAAAGCCCCTAACGACCCCACCATCTTCTCGGTCCTCGCCGTTGAGCTGGCCCTGGTGGTTTATCTGGTGGGCTCGATCGTCCGGGTGGCCATGGGGGAGCAGATGGCCGGTGAAGCCTGGGAGTTCTGGGGCTACCTCATTGTTGCCATGATGATCCCGCTGGGTGCTGTCTATTGGGCCATCCTTGAACGAACCCACTGGAGCAACTTCGTCCTTGCGGCGGTGGGCGTTACGGCGCTGGTGATGGCCGCGCGCATGAATCAGATCTGGTACTGACCTTGAAAGAAGAACACAACGTGACTGGAACCGAGACCAACCCGGCTAACCGGCAGCCGCAGCCCAAGGACACCCGCAACACCGGGCCTGGGCGCTTGCTGATCGCGGTCTACGCTATTTTCGCGTTGTCGGCTACAGCACGTGCCGGATACCAGATCGCCACAAAGTTCGCCGAAGCGCCGTTGGCGCACATCCTCTCGGCTTTTGCCGCCGTCGTCTACATTGTGGCCACCATTTCGCTGGCGAAGCCCGGCCGGACCTGGTTCAAGGTTTCCCTGGCCGCTGTCCTCACTGAGCTTGTTGGTGTGCTGGTGGTAGGCGCGATCAGCCTCTTTGATCCGGTTGCGTTCCCGCACGATACTGTGTGGTCCTTGTTCGGGCGCGGTTACGGCTTCGTCCCGTTGATCCTGCCGATCCTGGGCCTTCTGTGGCTCAACAAACGCAGACCGTCCTGAGTCAAACACCCTAGCGGGTAACCTTAGAATGTTCCGGTGCCGGGAGGTTGCCGGGCGGAACGAACATCTGCAGTAAAAGGCGAGGTTGATGGTCCACATCTGGAACGATCCCACCGAAGTCCCCAAGGACTTCGGACCTACTGTCGTTACCATCGGGAACTTTGACGGTGTCCATCGGGGCCATCAGCACGTCCTGGCGCAATTGACCGGCACGGCCAAGCGGCACAACATCCCGTCAGTGGCCGTGACTTTCGATCCCCATCCCGCCCAGGTGCACAGGCCGGATTCTGCTCCGGAGCTGATCATGGGGCTTCAGGACAAGCTCGAAGCACTGGGCCACACCGGGGTGGATGCAGTTCTGGTGATGAAGTACACCCTCGACCTCGCCGCGATGACCCCGCTGGAATTCGTCCGTGAAATTCTTGTTGAGGGTCTGCACGCCGCGCACCTCGTCGTAGGACACGACCTCCGCTTCGGCGCCGGTAATGCAGGCGATGTGGTCACGATGCAGGAGCTGGGCGACCAGCTCGGCTTCGGGGTGCAGGTAGTCAATGAATACGGTGCGGGAGGCTTCCCCGTTCACGACGACGGCGATACCGACCGCCGCTGTTCCTCCACCTGGGTGAGGGAGGCTTTGAGTGAAGGCGACGTCGTGACTGCTGCTGCAGTGTTGGGCCGTCCCCACCGCATGCGTGGGGAAGTGGTGCACGGAGCTGCCCGCGGGCGGGATCTCGGCTTCCCCACGGCAAACCTTTCCCACGATTCCACTGGTTACGTGCCGGCAGATGGCATCTATGCGGGATGGCTGATCGACCAAGCCGGCACGCGCTGGCCCGCCGCCATTTCCGTTGGTTCCAACCCCACCTTTGACGGCGTCAGCCGACAGGTGGAGGCGCACGTGATCGATCGCCCCGAGGAGAATGTGGAGGACTTCGACCTCTACGGGCAAAACGTTGCCGTTGAATTTACGCAACGCCTGCGTGGCATGGTGGCCTACCGTGGGCCGGAAGCCTTGGTCGAACAGATGTGCCTCGACGTAGCCCAAGCGCACGAGCTGTTGACCCGGCGCCAGGGGCATTTCGACAACACTGCTGACGTGCCGGTAAACTGATAACTGGATCCGGCTGCAGTCCGTGGCGGCTGGACCTGTTTTTGTGTGCGGCAACGTACCAAAGGCAACCCGTCAGCGAGGCGCTGCACCGGGAGGCACGGCACAACTCTAGGAGTTCACGTGGCACTTGACGCCGCTGTAAAGCAGTCCATCATCAAGGAATACGCAACCTCTGAAGGCGACACCGGTTCGCCCGAGGTTCAGGTTGCAGTCCTGACTCAGCGGATCAAGGATCTGACTGAGCACATGAAGGAGCACAAGCACGACTTCCACACCCAGCGCGGTCTGCTGGCCATGGTTGGTCGTCGCAAGCGCATGCTTTCCTACCTGAAGAACACTGACATCGCCCGCTACCGTGCGCTCATCGAGCGTCTCGGCCTGCGCCGCTAGTCTGCCTTTAGGGGCGGCCCGCTCCTTTCCGGAACGGGCCGCCTTCTTCACCAACAACTAAAAACAGGAATCAACCGCATCGCGCATTCGCGGTCCTCGGTAGTGATTCCCGGGAGAACCATCTGTGATGATGGCGCCCGTGGATCTCGATCGATGACCGGGTGTAGTACAGGCCAGGAAAAAAGAAGAGGCCTGGGTTGATGTGGCGGACTTCCGCTAACAGAAACGGAGGTGACTCTCTATGGAGGGTCCCGAAATCCAGTTCTCCGAAGCCATTATTGACAACGGACGTTTCGGCAAGCGAGTCATTCGCTTCGAAACCGGCCGCCTTGCCAAGCAGGCAGCCGGCGCGTCGATGGTTTACATCGACGAAGACACCGCGCTGCTCTCGGCAACCACCGCAGGCAAGCAGCCGCGCGAAGGTTTCGACTTCTTCCCGCTGACGGTTGATGTTGAAGAGCGTATGTACGCTGCCGGCCGTATCCCGGGTTCGTTCTTCCGCCGCGAAGGCCGTCCCTCCACGGAAGCCATCCTGGCTTGCCGCCTGATGGACCGCCCGCTGCGCCCCGCCTTCGTGAAGGGCCTGCGCAACGAGGTCCAGATCGTCGTTACCGTTCTGGCAATCAACCCCGACGAGCTCTACGACGTCGTCGCCATCAACGCGTCCTCGATGTCCACGCAGCTTTCCGGCCTCCCGTTCTCCGGCCCGATCGGTGGCGTCCGCGTCGCCCTCATCGCCGACGAACAGGGTTCACAGTGGGTTGCTTTCCCCAAGCATTCCCAGCTTGAGAACGCCGTCTTCAACATGGTTGTAGCCGGCCGCATCACTGGCGACGACGTCGCCATCATGATGGTTGAAGCCGAAGCCACGGATAACTCCTGGAACCTCATCAAGGAACAGGGCGCCACGGCTCCCACCGAAGAAGTTGTTTCCGAGGGCCTCGAGGCTGCCAAGCCGTTCATCAAGGCACTCTGTGAAGCACAGGCAGACCTGGCAGCACGCGCAGCCAAGCCCACTGTCGAGTTCCCGGTGTTCCTGGACTACCAGGACGACGTCTACGCCGCTGTTGAAGCCGCTGCCGCTGACAAGCTGGCAGCTGTCTTCCAGATCGCCGACAAGCAGGACCGCGACAACGCCTCCGACGAGCTCAAGGACGAAGTCCTGGGCGCACTTGCCGGCCAGTTCGAAGGCCGCGAGAAGGAACTGTCCGCAGCGTTCCGCTCGGTCACGAAGCAGGTTGTGCGCCAGCGCATCCTCAAGGACCAGATCCGCATCGACGGCCGTGGCCTGACGGACATCCGCCAGCTCACCGCCGAGGTAGAGGTTCTTCCCCGCGTCCACGGTTCGGCCATCTTCGAGCGCGGCGAGACCCAGATCATGGGTGTCACCACGCTGAACATGCTCAAGATGGAGCAGCAGATTGACTCGTTGTCGCCGGTGACGCGCAAGCGCTACATGCACAACTACAACTTCCCGCCGTACTCCACCGGTGAGACCGGCCGCGTCGGTTCCCCGAAGCGCCGCGAAATCGGCCACGGTGCTCTCGCTGAGCGCGCCCTGGTTCCGGTTCTGCCCACCCGTGAAGAGTTCCCGTACGCCATCCGCCAGGTATCCGAGGCGCTTAGCTCCAACGGTTCCACGTCCATGGGTTCGGTCTGTGCTTCCACCCTTTCCATGCTCAATGCCGGTGTGCCGCTGAAGGCCGCTGTTGCCGGTATCGCCATGGGCTTGGTTTCCGACCAGGTTGACGGCCAGACCCGCTACGCAGCGCTGACCGACATCCTCGGCGCCGAAGACGCCTTCGGTGACATGGACTTCAAGGTTGCCGGCACGTCCGAGTTCGTTACGGCCATCCAGCTGGACACCAAGCTCGACGGCATCCCCGCTTCCGTGCTCGCAGCAGCACTGAAGCAGGCCCGCGAAGCCCGCCTCCACATCCTTGAGGTCATCAACGCAGCGATCGACACTCCGGATGAGCTCTCCGAGTTCGCCCCGCGCGTCATCGCCGTCAAGATCCCCGTGGACAAGATCGGCGAGGTCATTGGCCCCAAGGGCAAGATGATCAACCAGATTCAGGAAGACACGGGCGCGGACATCTCCATCGAAGATGACGGCACTGTCTACATCGGCGCCACCAACGGTCCGTCTGCCGATGCAGCACGTTCCGCCATCAACGCCATCGCCAACCCGCAGGTGCCGGAAATCGGTGAGCGCTACCTGGGTACGGTCGTCAAGACCACCACCTTCGGTGCTTTCGTTTCTCTCACCCCGGGCAAGGACGGCCTGCTGCACATCTCCGAGCTCCGCAAGCTGGCCAATGGCAAGCGCGTGGACAACGTTGATGACGTCGTTTCCGTGGGCCAGAAGGTCCAGGTCGAGATCACCAAGATCGACGACCGCGGAAAGCTCTCCCTCTCCCCGGTTGTTGCCGAGGAAGAAGGCGCAGCCTCAGAGGACGCTCCGGCCGAGGCCGCTGAAGAGTCCGCAGAGTAGTCTGTAAGCATTACACCCGGCAGGGCCGGTGGGCTTGAAAGAGCTCCACCGGCCCTTCCGGCCTTAACCCTGAAACCTGAAAGGCCTTGATGACTGTCGTACCCCTGCCGCTGGTGCAAACCCTTCCCGGTGGCGAATTGATCCATGGTGCCGAGGGCGGTTCCGTCGTGCGGCGCTCGGTCCTTCCCGGCGGCGTGCGCGTCCTGACCGAGGCGATGCCCGGCCAGCGTTCGGCCACCATTGGTTTCTGGGTGGCAGTGGGTTCGCGCGATGAAGCGGACGGCCAGCACGGTTCCACACACTTCCTTGAGCACCTGCTGTTCAAGGGCACCAAAAGGCGCACGGCCCTGGAGATTGCGTCCGCGTTCGACGAAGTGGGCGGCGAATCCAACGCCGCGACAGCCAAGGAAAGCACCTGCTACTTCGCCCGTGTCCTGGACACGGACCTCCCCATGGCCATCGATGTCATCGCCGACATGATCACGGGCGCAGTCCTTGATCCTGCCGAATTGGAGCAGGAACGCGACGTCATTCTGGAAGAAATCGCCATGGACAGCGACGACCCCACGGACGTGGCCCATGAGAAGTTCGTGGCTGCGGTCCTGGGCAACCACCCGCTGGCACGCCCCATTGGGGGAACGCCCGATGCCATCAAAGCAGTGGCAAGGGATTCGGTGTGGTCGCACTATCAGCGCTATTACCGCCCGGAGGAACTGGTCATCACCGCTGCCGGCGGACTGGATCACGACGTCGTCTGCCAACTCGTCCTGGATGCCCTGAAGGCCGCCGGATGGCAGCTCGACGCCGACGCTGCGCCGGTAAACCGCCGGGGTACTGAACGCGCCGTCATCACAGGAACGTCCGGACTGCATGTGGTCAAGCGTCCCGTGGAGCAAGCCAACATCATCATGGGTTGCCCCACGATCGTGGCTACCGACGACCGCCGGTTTGTCATGAGCGTGCTTAATGCCGTGCTGGGCGGTGGCATGTCCTCACGCCTGTTCCAGGAAATTCGTGAGAAGCGCGGGCTGGTGTACTCCACGTACTCGTTCACTGCAGCGTATGCGGACGCCGGGTACTTCGGGATGTACGCCGGATGCACGCCTTCCAAGGTCCGCCAAGTGTTGGAACTGCTGGGCCTTGAACTGGACAAGCTGGCCAAGGAAGGCATCACTGACGAAGAGCTCCGGAAAGCTGTGGGTCAGCTCAGCGGCGGTATTGTGCTCGCGCTTGAGGACACAGGCTCGCGGATGTCGCGGCTTGGCCGGGCGGAGTTGGTGTCCGGGGAGTTCCAGGACATTGACGAGACGCTGGCCCGCATCAATGCCGTCACGGTGGAGGACGTTCAGGACCTCGCCCGCGAACTCGCAGCGGCGCCCCGCACCGTCACCGTTGTTGGTCCCTTCGAGGAAACCGAGACCTTCGGCCTGTAGGTTCCCGTCCGGAATCTCTGGACTCCCGCACTGTCAACAGGGCAGCATGATCACACGATCATGCTGCCCTGACTACATTGGAGACCTGATGGATGTGCCCCCGAGCGGCCATGCCGCCGAGATGCTGCGGGATTTCCTGGGTCATTGGCGGGGCATCACGGAGATCGCCGCGTCACCGTGGGGAACTGCGCGGACTGCTGAGGCTGAAGCGGTGTTTACCAAGGCCGCGGGCGGATATGCCGTGGTTCAGAGCTACAGGCACCGCGAAGCCGACGGCACGCATTTCGAAGGCCATGGAATGTTCACCGTCGATCGGGACCACGGCGACACTCTGTGGTACTACGTGGACAGCATGGGGCGGCCGCCGGCCAGCCCGGTCCGGGGGACCTGGCATGCGGGTACGTTGACTCTGGACCGGAGAACTGCCGACGGCGTGGCCCGGCATACGTTCCGGGTTGAGGACGGCGTCCTGGTGCACACGGCAGACCTGAAGCTTGAGGGTACGGCCGGGTACAGCCCGTTGTTGAAGAGCGTGTTCAGGAAGCCCTGAGTTTCAGCCCCCGGCGAAGGGCGGCAGGACGTCAATCACGTCATCATTTCCCAGGGGAGCCGTGCGATCCCGCACGGCCACCTCGTTGCGGAGGAAACTGCTGCGCGCCACGATCTTGGCGAGCGTTGGGGTACCTTCGGGCGGCACTGGACGTTCGACGGCGAGGGCAGCTTCCAGCAGCGCCTCAAGGCTGGTGCCTTCCGGGAGGACATGACGTTCTTCTTCGACCCCGGCGGCCGCGCGCGCGGCAGCGAAGTAACGGACAAGCAAGGTTTCAGCCTCCGATTGCGCTCATGCTGCGGTCCGGCTGGACGAAGTCCGATGCGCCGAGACCGGTGTGATCCATGCCGTGGGCCTTGGGCTTGACCCACATTGCATCTTGCCACCGCGATGCCAGTTCGTCGTCCGTGGCACCTTCACGAAGGAGTCCCAAGAGATCGAACTCTTCGCGGGAGAAGAGACAGCTCATGATCTTGCCCTCCGCAGTAATGCGGGTGCGGCGACAATCGGAGCAGAACGGCTCCGTGACTGAGGCGATGATGCCGACTGTACCGAGGACCGGACCCGTGGCATCCCCGGTTGCCGTGTCACGGCGTCGTACTTCAAAACGTTCGGCCGGGGCGCCGTCCCTCTCGCGGGGGTCCGTGCCCAGCACAAAGTCGCGGGAGAGCAGTTCACGAATCTCGGCGGCCGTGATCATGTTCCGCCGGGTCCACCCGTGGTCCGCGTCCAAGGGCATCTGCTCAATGAAACGAAGTTCGTAGCCGCGGCCCAGTGCCCACTCCAGAAGATCCGGCGATTCGGCGTCGTTGATGCCCCGCATGAGCACTGCGTTGAGTTTCACCGGGCCCAACCCGGCTGCCCAAGCGGCATCCACGCCGGCCAGGACGCGGTCCAGGAAGGGACGCCGGGTGAGTTGGGTGAAGGTCTCCTCGTGGAGGGAATCGAGCGAGACGTTGATCCGGGTGAGGCCGGCGGCCTTCAGGGCTGCAGCCTTCTTATCCAGCCCCACGCCGTTGGTGGTCATGGAGATGGGGAGGTCCGGGTGATCGGCCCGGATACCGGAAATGATGTCCACCAAGTCGGCGCGAACCAAAGGCTCACCGCCGGTGAGCCGGAGCTCCCGTACGCCCAGGGAATTGACGCCGATGCGAACGATGCGGACTATTTCGTCCTTGGTCATCACGGCTTGTTTCGAGAGCCATTCCAGTCCCTCGGCAGGCATGCAGTAAGTGCAGCGCAGGTTGCACTTGTCCGTCAGGGACAGACGCATATCCGTTGCGCGCCTGCCATAGCGGTCCCACAGTCCGGTGGGCGTGCCTGCTGGGCGTGGAGGCGGACTTGCCACGCCGCTTTCCGTGCTGCCTGTGGCACCGCCCGAAGGGGGCACCGGCATGCCTAGCTGAACACTCATAAATTCAGGCTACGCCACCATGGCTGGATCAGTGACACCAGTTACAGTCACAGAGTTCCTGAGTCACACAGTTCTTACGGATTCCATACACTTGTGCCCTGGAGGCCTGGATCGGGTGCTCCCCACAGTCAGCAAACCTATGCTGAAAGCGTGACCACAAATTCGGCATCATCAGCGGAGCCCGGGAATCGCAGGATCCTGCTGGTAGAGGATGAACAGACCATAGCGGACGTCGTCCGTGACTACCTGCTGAAAGCGGGATTCCAGGTGGATATGGCGGGGGACGGCTTTACCGCCCTCGAACTCGCAGTGTCCCGGCAACCCGATCTTGTGATCCTGGACCGTATGCTCCCGGGACTGGACGGTGTAGAGGTCTGCCGTCGACTCCGTCAAAGCATGAGCGTCCCGGTCATCATGGTCACGGCTCTGGGAACCGAGGATGACCGAGTTCTGGGCTTGGAGATGGGCGCGGACGACTACGTCACCAAGCCCTTTTCCCCACGGGAACTGGTCCTCCGGGTGAAGTCGGTGCTGCGCCGAAGTATCAAGGAGTTCACTCCGGAACCTCCTGTG is drawn from Arthrobacter sp. 31Y and contains these coding sequences:
- the rbfA gene encoding 30S ribosome-binding factor RbfA, which translates into the protein MADPARAAKLAQRIKVVVAEALGRRVKDPRVESITVTDARVTNDLQHATIYYTVFGDDVAQADAARALEKAKGVLRQEVGRNITVRLTPTLEFVADQIPVNASNLEELLREAKRRDAEVAALAASAKHAGEADPYKGDAPEDIDEDDFDEEDTDLSGDNELDEDSNR
- a CDS encoding nucleoside deaminase: MSAHSPQQRDEYLNQAIKLAVQNVSDGGGPFGAVVVTPDGTVHEGVNRVTRDHDPTAHAEVVAIRRASAATKSFDLTGSVLYASCEPCPLCLSATLWARIGRVFFAADRHGAEKAGFDDAVFYEYFAGTRPELLPVEHAALASSDEPFEAWRNHVHRTAY
- a CDS encoding pyridoxal phosphate-dependent aminotransferase, with protein sequence MPELAAHVRDVPVNQIREITEAAWSTPGAIVLSIGEPGFALPRHILDAGIACLARDETNYTPNAGIPALREAFAARFREQQSLAIGAERVYVVDGAQQGLHFAMSLLLSPGDEILIPNPGYPTFAMTSRLLHAVPVQYPLYPKNDFQPHIEDIEALITARTRVIVLNSPSNPLGAVISEKATRELVELAVRHDLWIISDECYEAFTFDVPHVSPARFDSEVPGEARVFTSLTLSKTYGLTGLRIGALICPPGLEQKMNNVMESIVSCVASPSQYAALAALSGPQDYVSQARDHYRSNRDAASALLAEKGIPFLGAQGAFYLWADVSHVSGGDVRTWVRKFLAESGVSFAPGTAFGSIGEGWIRIALCGGQQDLLDGVSRLPAKL
- the truB gene encoding tRNA pseudouridine(55) synthase TruB; the protein is MLSGLVIVDKPQGWTSHDVVGRMRRLAGTRKVGHAGTLDPMATGVLVLGINKATRLLTYIVGTSKTYTATIRLGETTITDDAEGEVTQARNAADITDHAVAAGVAALTGPIQQVPSSVSAIKVNGERSYARVRSGEEVKLAARPVTIHRFDIHSITRIDGGRVVDVDVTVECSSGTYIRALARDLGNALDVGGHLTALRRTHVGPYSLDQARTLEELAEELEVLEMSLAARSLMPNRELSEEETTEISFGRRIAAGPGAGTPDAATAENPAAAFAPSGELVALLADTGNFAKPVLVFAPGTGTGATGQAK
- a CDS encoding bifunctional riboflavin kinase/FAD synthetase, which produces MVHIWNDPTEVPKDFGPTVVTIGNFDGVHRGHQHVLAQLTGTAKRHNIPSVAVTFDPHPAQVHRPDSAPELIMGLQDKLEALGHTGVDAVLVMKYTLDLAAMTPLEFVREILVEGLHAAHLVVGHDLRFGAGNAGDVVTMQELGDQLGFGVQVVNEYGAGGFPVHDDGDTDRRCSSTWVREALSEGDVVTAAAVLGRPHRMRGEVVHGAARGRDLGFPTANLSHDSTGYVPADGIYAGWLIDQAGTRWPAAISVGSNPTFDGVSRQVEAHVIDRPEENVEDFDLYGQNVAVEFTQRLRGMVAYRGPEALVEQMCLDVAQAHELLTRRQGHFDNTADVPVN
- the rpsO gene encoding 30S ribosomal protein S15, whose translation is MALDAAVKQSIIKEYATSEGDTGSPEVQVAVLTQRIKDLTEHMKEHKHDFHTQRGLLAMVGRRKRMLSYLKNTDIARYRALIERLGLRR
- a CDS encoding polyribonucleotide nucleotidyltransferase; amino-acid sequence: MEGPEIQFSEAIIDNGRFGKRVIRFETGRLAKQAAGASMVYIDEDTALLSATTAGKQPREGFDFFPLTVDVEERMYAAGRIPGSFFRREGRPSTEAILACRLMDRPLRPAFVKGLRNEVQIVVTVLAINPDELYDVVAINASSMSTQLSGLPFSGPIGGVRVALIADEQGSQWVAFPKHSQLENAVFNMVVAGRITGDDVAIMMVEAEATDNSWNLIKEQGATAPTEEVVSEGLEAAKPFIKALCEAQADLAARAAKPTVEFPVFLDYQDDVYAAVEAAAADKLAAVFQIADKQDRDNASDELKDEVLGALAGQFEGREKELSAAFRSVTKQVVRQRILKDQIRIDGRGLTDIRQLTAEVEVLPRVHGSAIFERGETQIMGVTTLNMLKMEQQIDSLSPVTRKRYMHNYNFPPYSTGETGRVGSPKRREIGHGALAERALVPVLPTREEFPYAIRQVSEALSSNGSTSMGSVCASTLSMLNAGVPLKAAVAGIAMGLVSDQVDGQTRYAALTDILGAEDAFGDMDFKVAGTSEFVTAIQLDTKLDGIPASVLAAALKQAREARLHILEVINAAIDTPDELSEFAPRVIAVKIPVDKIGEVIGPKGKMINQIQEDTGADISIEDDGTVYIGATNGPSADAARSAINAIANPQVPEIGERYLGTVVKTTTFGAFVSLTPGKDGLLHISELRKLANGKRVDNVDDVVSVGQKVQVEITKIDDRGKLSLSPVVAEEEGAASEDAPAEAAEESAE
- a CDS encoding M16 family metallopeptidase, coding for MTVVPLPLVQTLPGGELIHGAEGGSVVRRSVLPGGVRVLTEAMPGQRSATIGFWVAVGSRDEADGQHGSTHFLEHLLFKGTKRRTALEIASAFDEVGGESNAATAKESTCYFARVLDTDLPMAIDVIADMITGAVLDPAELEQERDVILEEIAMDSDDPTDVAHEKFVAAVLGNHPLARPIGGTPDAIKAVARDSVWSHYQRYYRPEELVITAAGGLDHDVVCQLVLDALKAAGWQLDADAAPVNRRGTERAVITGTSGLHVVKRPVEQANIIMGCPTIVATDDRRFVMSVLNAVLGGGMSSRLFQEIREKRGLVYSTYSFTAAYADAGYFGMYAGCTPSKVRQVLELLGLELDKLAKEGITDEELRKAVGQLSGGIVLALEDTGSRMSRLGRAELVSGEFQDIDETLARINAVTVEDVQDLARELAAAPRTVTVVGPFEETETFGL
- a CDS encoding DUF1579 family protein translates to MDVPPSGHAAEMLRDFLGHWRGITEIAASPWGTARTAEAEAVFTKAAGGYAVVQSYRHREADGTHFEGHGMFTVDRDHGDTLWYYVDSMGRPPASPVRGTWHAGTLTLDRRTADGVARHTFRVEDGVLVHTADLKLEGTAGYSPLLKSVFRKP